One window of the Montipora foliosa isolate CH-2021 chromosome 4, ASM3666993v2, whole genome shotgun sequence genome contains the following:
- the LOC137998813 gene encoding uncharacterized protein, with the protein MDHNGSRHRFFSHQQLRVDDDDSLDVCLINNLNQRFAGAVPINQQQMPQMHFSGQPLFPFPPNSQTFYRPASVFQPPSDSPPQCNSPITTRTPSPSPGTSESSRRATKTSSEGKKKSKASDWTEEETRDTLELWGPKYDKLRSASNKDRVKIWNDIFVAYKEKYPDSERTLPQIYSYKVTKVFKCFMSDTKMFLPKKMQCWISY; encoded by the exons ATGGATCACAACGGAAGCCGACATCGTTTCTTCTCTCACCAACAACTTCGAGTAGACGACGACGATTCTCTGGACGTATGCCTTAT CAACAACTTAAACCAAAGATTTGCCGGAGCAGTACCGATTAACCAGCAACAAATGCCACAAATGCATTTTAGTGGACAGCCGCTCTTTCCTTTTCCACCTAACAGCCAGACCTTCTACCGTCCTGCTAGTGTGTTTCAACCGCCGAGCGACAGTCCACCACAATGCAACTCGCCAATAACAACGCGAACCCCATCGCCAAGTCCTGGGACTTCAGAGAGCTCGCGCCGGGCCACCAAAACCAGTTCGGAGGGAAAGAAGAAGTCCAAGGCCTCTGACTGGACAGAAGAAGAAACTCGTGATACGTTAGAACTATGGGGGCCGAAGTACGACAAGCTCCGCAGTGCGTCCAACAAGGACAGGGTGAAGATATGGAACGATATTTTCGTTGCATACAAGGAAAAGTACCCAGACAGTGAAAGAACTTTACCCCAG ATCTACTCTTACAAGGTCACAAAGGTATTCAAATGTTTCATGAGTGACACGAAAATGTTCCTTCCAAAGAAAATGCAGTGCTGGATTAGCTATTAG